The following are encoded together in the Rana temporaria chromosome 12, aRanTem1.1, whole genome shotgun sequence genome:
- the LOC120918937 gene encoding uncharacterized protein LOC120918937, translated as MDQNNQEPEPMETNDSNSSQDQENMKEPRGPRQNKKTKKSKDKVYLKQTIRASGATFLEVFHNLLEETKANGEEAFLYMQRVYHSIFFFGHINDPQVKPEEFVPPNAWNIIEKVFKKPLAEYKTHLPSQTPYSILLEYITKFYDGKRESILKELEKRNHEFLTKFYDDEKNQLRPKDFALSAAVICHSCVNDPHSVNTYGSSIAYKGKVPRKIMIGISTLLVWDKVISYEVRCGQSGHGIQFPNDVCCYSYKFNTTTRTYKPISPCTKCKKMYLAEFVPKFENTGKQEDWRFGNCAETESLNNLLRKNEDIKRTIHTYDSNGEIVSRETIEKRFINEHKDKLQKEIKNLLESCKFKVIQNVLKLFKPDKQSSYQRN; from the exons ATGGACCAAAATAACCAAGAACCAGAGCCCATGGAGACAAATGATTCCAACTCTTCACAGGACCAG gaaaacatgaaaGAGCCGAGGGGACCGAG gcaaaataaaaagaccaaaaaaagtaAAGATAAAGTCTACTTGAAACAAACCATCAGAGCTAGTGGAGCAACTTTCCTGGAAGTTTTCCATAATCTCCTGGAGGAAACGAAAGCTAATGGGGAGGAAGCCTTTCTGTACATGCAAAGG GTGTATCATTCCATCTTCTTTTTTGGACACATAAATGACCCACAAGTCAAACCCGAGGAATTTGTTCCTCCCAATGCATGGAATATCATAGAAAAGGTGTTTAAAAAGCCTTTAGCAGAATACAAAACACACTTGCCATCTCAGACGCCATACTCCATCCTCTTGGAATAT ATTACCAAGTTTTATGATGGAAAGAGAGAATCCATCTTGAAAGAACTGGAGAAGAGGAACCACGAGTTTTTGACTAAGTTTTATGACGATGAAAAAAACCAACTTAGACCCAAAGACTTTGCACTGTCCGCTGCCGTCATTTGCCACAGCTGTGTTAATGATCCCCACAGTGTCAATACCTACGGGTCATCCATAGCCTACAAAGGCAAAGTGCCTAGAAAGATAATGATTGGCATATCTACCCTGTTGGTGTGGGACAAAGTTATTTCATACGAAGTGAGATGTGGACAAAGTGGCCATGGGATTCAGTTCCCCAACGACGTGTGCTGTTATTCCTACAAGTTTAATACTACTACTCGAACCTACAAGCCGATATCACCCTGTACTAAATGTAAGAAAATGTATCTTGCTGAATTTGTTCCCAAATTTGAGAATACCGGCAAACAAGAAGATTGGAGATTTGGCAATTGTGCGGAAACAGAGTCTCTAAATAATCTGTTACGTAAAAACGAGGACATAAAAAGAACAATACATACTTATGATAGTAATGGAGAGATTGTGAGTAGAGAGACCATAGAAAAAAGATTCATCAATGAACACAAGGATAAATTGCAGAAAGAGATTAAAAACCTCTTGGAATCTTGCAAATTCAAGGTAATCCAGAATGTTCTGAAACTGTTCAAGCCTGATAAACAATCCAGCTACCAGCGAAATTAA